One segment of Natronosalvus halobius DNA contains the following:
- the rio1 gene encoding serine/threonine-protein kinase Rio1 — protein sequence MTAAFELVDLEEADTPGDEWEEIDVTDTEADRIARKRDREFEQFEERIKDADQFKVEQSVFDDATFAALYKLVQDGYVEAFGGPISTGKEANVYHALGDDREVAVKIYRINASNFRQMRDYLEGDPRFEGLGGKKKDVVLAWVRKELANLERARAAGVRVPEPIAAERNVLVMEYLGNDEDGRAKRLGEVHVENPQTAYEVIREYMRRLYSAGLIHGDLSEYNVIVHENQLIVIDLGQAVTVHHPNSRGFLERDCHNVASFFRRQGLEVTDDEVLEFVTQPEPDPTRA from the coding sequence ATGACAGCCGCGTTCGAACTGGTCGACCTCGAGGAAGCGGACACCCCCGGTGACGAGTGGGAGGAAATCGACGTCACCGATACGGAAGCCGACCGCATCGCCCGCAAGCGCGACCGCGAGTTCGAGCAGTTCGAGGAACGCATCAAGGACGCCGACCAGTTCAAGGTCGAACAGTCGGTGTTCGACGACGCCACCTTCGCCGCGCTGTACAAACTCGTCCAGGACGGCTACGTCGAGGCCTTCGGTGGCCCCATCTCGACCGGCAAAGAGGCGAACGTCTACCACGCTCTCGGCGACGACCGGGAGGTCGCCGTGAAGATCTACCGGATCAACGCCTCGAATTTCCGCCAGATGCGAGACTACCTCGAGGGCGACCCCCGGTTCGAGGGACTGGGCGGTAAGAAGAAGGACGTCGTCCTCGCCTGGGTCCGCAAGGAGCTGGCCAACCTCGAACGTGCGCGCGCCGCCGGCGTTCGCGTTCCGGAGCCAATCGCGGCCGAACGAAACGTTCTCGTGATGGAGTACCTCGGGAACGACGAGGACGGTCGAGCGAAGCGCCTCGGCGAGGTTCACGTCGAGAACCCGCAGACGGCCTACGAGGTGATTCGGGAGTACATGCGTCGCCTCTACTCGGCCGGCCTGATCCACGGCGACCTGAGCGAGTACAACGTCATCGTCCACGAGAATCAACTCATCGTCATCGACCTCGGCCAGGCCGTCACCGTTCACCACCCCAACAGTCGGGGCTTCCTCGAACGCGACTGCCACAACGTTGCCTCGTTCTTCCGGCGACAGGGGCTCGAGGTGACCGACGACGAGGTTCTCGAGTTTGTCACCCAGCCCGAACCGGACCCGACTCGAGCCTAA
- a CDS encoding transcription initiation factor IIB has protein sequence MVEQGAHQDRCPECEGTIRSTETEQICSQCGPVCREYAIDPGPEWRAYDDQDRSRRRTGAPLTRSRHDRGLSTEIGYGSGTRLTGRKRRQFARLRREHNRARIATKADRNRVYGFTEIRRIRSRLSLPVSVREQACTLFKSAQSENLLQGRSLEGFAAASVYATCRTRSIARTIDEIVAVSRASENELKAAYDALNRELGLPTGPIDPSQYLPRFASKLDLDADVERHAQERVDALLEQGVIGGRNPGGVAAGCLYHASLVLDCETITQQAAADLADHDPIGGRTGRPGGVRIRSDYFRIDHFRSGRRRVRVASTSSASCSYSARRPRLSS, from the coding sequence ATGGTGGAACAAGGTGCACATCAGGACCGGTGTCCCGAATGTGAGGGGACTATCCGATCGACGGAGACGGAACAGATCTGTAGCCAGTGTGGACCCGTCTGTCGGGAATACGCGATCGATCCTGGACCGGAGTGGCGAGCCTACGACGACCAGGACCGATCCCGGCGCCGAACTGGCGCGCCGCTCACGCGGTCACGACACGACCGCGGTCTCTCGACCGAAATCGGCTACGGTTCGGGCACGCGTCTCACCGGCCGAAAACGTCGTCAGTTCGCCAGACTCAGGCGCGAACACAACCGCGCTCGCATCGCGACGAAAGCGGATCGAAATCGCGTCTACGGATTTACCGAGATCCGTCGCATTCGGAGTCGCCTCTCGCTACCCGTATCCGTCCGCGAACAGGCGTGTACCCTCTTCAAATCGGCCCAGTCGGAGAACCTGTTGCAGGGTCGGTCCCTCGAGGGGTTCGCCGCGGCCTCGGTCTACGCGACGTGTCGAACGCGGTCGATCGCCCGCACTATCGACGAAATCGTCGCCGTCTCCCGTGCCAGCGAAAACGAACTCAAGGCCGCCTACGACGCCCTCAACCGCGAACTCGGCCTGCCGACCGGTCCGATCGACCCATCCCAGTACCTGCCGCGGTTCGCGTCGAAACTCGACCTCGATGCCGATGTCGAGCGACACGCCCAGGAACGCGTCGACGCCCTCCTCGAACAGGGTGTGATCGGTGGCCGCAATCCGGGCGGCGTCGCCGCTGGCTGTCTGTATCACGCCTCGCTCGTTCTCGACTGTGAGACCATCACCCAGCAGGCCGCCGCCGACCTCGCCGACCACGATCCGATCGGCGGTCGAACTGGTCGACCAGGTGGAGTGAGGATTCGGAGCGATTATTTTCGCATTGATCATTTCCGCAGTGGACGACGCCGAGTGCGAGTAGCGTCTACGTCGTCCGCAAGTTGTTCGTACTCGGCTCGTAGACCTCGCCTTTCGTCTTGA
- a CDS encoding M24 family metallopeptidase — protein sequence MSRDVFDEREYERRVERAKTRLREEELDAIVVTDPANMNYLTGYDGWSFYVHQAVVVTVDRDEPVWVGREMDANGARATTTLSEESIRAYSDDHVHSPYDLHPMDYVAGVLEDLEVADGRIGLEMDASYFTAKSYTRLQENLPEAEFEDATLLVGWVRVKKSEQELEYMREAARISENAMEAGLDAITEGVPEYEAAAAIYDALITGTEAYGGDYPAIVPLMPSGDHTGTPHLTWTDRPFEDGDPVIIELSGCRHRYHSPLARTTFVGDPPAELERTADIVVEGIEAALDAVEPGVTCEAVEKAWRDTIAQYGLEKEDRIGYSMGLGYPPDWGEHTASIRPGDETVLEEDMTFHMIPGIWTEEIGMEISETFRVTGTGAETLADFPRRLFRA from the coding sequence ATGTCTCGAGATGTCTTCGACGAACGCGAGTACGAACGTCGGGTCGAGCGAGCGAAAACACGGTTGCGAGAGGAGGAACTCGACGCCATCGTCGTCACCGACCCGGCTAACATGAACTATCTCACCGGCTACGATGGCTGGTCGTTCTACGTCCACCAGGCTGTCGTCGTCACGGTCGACCGCGACGAGCCGGTCTGGGTCGGCCGCGAGATGGACGCAAACGGCGCCCGGGCGACGACCACCCTCTCCGAGGAGAGCATTCGGGCGTACAGCGACGACCACGTCCACTCGCCGTACGACCTCCACCCGATGGACTACGTCGCGGGCGTACTCGAGGATCTCGAGGTCGCTGACGGCCGAATCGGCCTCGAGATGGACGCCTCGTACTTCACCGCGAAGTCCTACACCCGGTTGCAGGAGAACCTCCCGGAAGCCGAATTCGAGGACGCGACGCTGCTGGTCGGCTGGGTCCGGGTCAAGAAGTCCGAGCAGGAACTCGAGTACATGCGCGAAGCCGCTCGCATCTCCGAGAACGCGATGGAGGCGGGCCTCGACGCAATCACCGAGGGCGTCCCAGAGTACGAGGCCGCGGCCGCGATTTACGACGCCCTGATCACCGGCACCGAGGCGTACGGCGGGGACTACCCGGCGATCGTCCCGCTGATGCCCTCAGGCGACCACACCGGAACCCCACACCTCACGTGGACCGACCGCCCGTTCGAGGATGGCGATCCCGTCATCATCGAGCTTTCGGGGTGTCGTCACCGGTATCACTCACCGCTGGCCCGGACGACGTTCGTCGGCGACCCGCCCGCGGAACTCGAGCGAACCGCAGACATTGTGGTCGAGGGGATCGAAGCGGCCCTCGACGCCGTCGAGCCTGGGGTCACCTGCGAGGCCGTCGAGAAGGCCTGGCGCGACACGATCGCCCAGTACGGCCTCGAAAAGGAAGACCGGATCGGCTACTCGATGGGGCTCGGCTACCCGCCGGACTGGGGCGAGCACACCGCGAGCATTCGCCCGGGCGACGAGACCGTCCTCGAAGAGGACATGACCTTCCACATGATCCCCGGTATCTGGACGGAAGAAATTGGGATGGAGATCAGCGAGACGTTCCGCGTGACGGGAACCGGCGCGGAGACGCTGGCCGACTTCCCACGTCGGTTGTTCAGGGCGTAG